In Silene latifolia isolate original U9 population chromosome 6, ASM4854445v1, whole genome shotgun sequence, the genomic window AGTGTTGCTCAGTCTGATTTGTCACCATTGCCGAAATCAAAGTCAAAGGGTAAGAATTGGTGGAGGGAGAGATGGTTTTTGGGGGTTGTGATTGGGTGCGGTGTGCTTGGAGTTGTGGCATTTTTGTGTTTGTTCTTTGCTTGTTGTTCCCGAAGAAAGGATGGTGACGAGGGGTTTACTGGTAAATTCCCCAAGGGTAGTATGTCACCCGAGAAAGCATTATCACGTGATCAAGGTTCAAGAAACGGGCTTGTCTTCTTTGAGGGATGTAATTACGCGTTTGATTTGGAGGATTTGTTGAGGGCGTCTGCTGAAGTTTTGGGAAAGGGGACGTTTGGAATGTCTTATAAGGCGATTTTAGAGGATGCTAATGTTGTTGTTGTGAAGAGGTTGAAAGAGGTGAGTGCCGGGAAGAGAGAGTTTGAGCAACAAATGGAGTTGATTGGAAGCATTAGACATGAGAATGTGGTGGCACTTCGAGCTTATTACTACTCAAAGGATGAAAAACTCATGGTAAATGATCATTGCAGCCAGGGGAGTGTTTCTGCAATGCTTCACAGTAAGTCACTGTCTTATCTCTGTAATTTGCATAGTTTCATTTTTCCTCTTGCCATTGTTCTTTCGAATTACTCTCTTTTTGAAGTCTTGTTTATGATTATTGGTCTTCACAAGAGTCAAAGTCTCAAACTATGACTGTCAGTGGTGGAGCTGGAGCTGGAGCtaggggggctagcaggggcggtcgccTCCCCGGCGAATGAAATTTTTTCGAGTGTACCTTATAaaattagtcgttcgcccccCTAAAATTTTTTGACCCCCTAAGTTCAAATCCCGGCACCGCCACTGATGTCTGTACATTGCTTTGCCAATTTTGAGCCTTATATCTTCGTGCAAATCTTTCGTAATGTGCCCAATTCAATGATCTCAAGTTGTCATTAGAACATTTTCCTGGCATTTTTGTGCCAATGGGCCTCTATTTTTCGATGACTACTCTAGTTAAGTGCTTGCCGCCCCATGGTCTATTTTGTGGTAACATTGGTCATTCAACATTCTACTGATGAGGTTGTTAGCGTAGTGAATTAGTTAGTGATAGATGACGAGAGCTTTTGATTGGAGATGTTGCAAGTTTGAATCTCCTTCTCCTTTGTATTGTGTATTTGTGTACTAGTGCTGTGCCTATATCTTGATCCTACTTCCTAGTGAATGACAATGAGGTACATTTTCTCTTATACATTGACGATTTTACAGGTCAAAAAGGAGAAGAGAGGATACCTTTGAACTGGGAAACACGGTTGAGGATAGCCCTTGGAGCTGCTCGGGGAATAGCTCATATCCACTCAACTAATGGAGGCAAGTTTGTCCATGGTAACATTAGATCCTCGAACGTCTTTCTGAACACCCAAAAACATGGATGTGTCTCCGATTTTGGATTGGCCCAAGTGATGACCCCACTGGCCCCACCTATTTCCCGTGCAGCGGGTTATCGAGCACCCGAAGTGACCGACACCAGGAAGGCCACCCAAGCAGCTGATGTATACAGTTTAGGAGTATTTATACTCGAGCTGCTTACAGGTAAATCACCAGTCCATGCAACCGGAGGTGATGAACTTGTTCATTTGGTGAGGTGGGTCCACTCGGTGGTCCGTGAGGAGTGGACTGCCGAAGTGTTTGACCTTGAACTTCTGAGGTATCCTCATGTTGAAGAAGAGATGGTTGAGATGTTGCAGATC contains:
- the LOC141587379 gene encoding putative inactive receptor kinase At4g23740; amino-acid sequence: MRGELKLLVIYVKLMLILGGIFGIIGGNAEVLEEDKRALLDFVTKLPHFHTLNWSEANPVCKNWTGVTCNAESTRVIGVRLPAVGFSGEIPVNTLSRLSALQVLSLRENRISGGFPKDFGKLKNLSMLFLQFNDFSGVLPDDFSVWKNLSVVNLSNNRFSGGIPKSMSKMSQLMSLNLANNSLSGEIPDLGLPNLEELDLSNNNLSGSVPKSMERFPSSSFVGNNVAVVDSNSNTSVAQSDLSPLPKSKSKGKNWWRERWFLGVVIGCGVLGVVAFLCLFFACCSRRKDGDEGFTGKFPKGSMSPEKALSRDQGSRNGLVFFEGCNYAFDLEDLLRASAEVLGKGTFGMSYKAILEDANVVVVKRLKEVSAGKREFEQQMELIGSIRHENVVALRAYYYSKDEKLMVNDHCSQGSVSAMLHSQKGEERIPLNWETRLRIALGAARGIAHIHSTNGGKFVHGNIRSSNVFLNTQKHGCVSDFGLAQVMTPLAPPISRAAGYRAPEVTDTRKATQAADVYSLGVFILELLTGKSPVHATGGDELVHLVRWVHSVVREEWTAEVFDLELLRYPHVEEEMVEMLQIALSCVARVPDQRPKMTDLLKMIEDVRCTLSETRPESTSGPTPSE